One segment of Acidobacteriota bacterium DNA contains the following:
- a CDS encoding DUF11 domain-containing protein, with translation MRHSTIRATAMAVLTLLAAVPGAFAVGTPAGTVISNQATINYTDANGNPLTALSNIVTTTVSQVATVSVTPNGAQNAVPGTILFYAHTVQNLGNGNDTIDMTAVSAGGFATALFLDNNGNGVFDAGDTAMTDTDGDTIPDTGSLAANGTVKILARITIPVGTAPQVDVMAVTGTSSFNVGVSSSATDTTTVLAPNVTAVKSVLPAGNQPPGTTLTYSVVVTNAGSANAAAVVLTDPIPANTAYVPGSITLDGVSKTDIADADQGDFNATTAGAVTVNIGAMAPAATHTITFKVKIN, from the coding sequence ATGAGGCATTCGACGATTCGAGCCACGGCCATGGCGGTGCTGACGCTGCTGGCCGCCGTTCCGGGGGCTTTCGCCGTCGGGACTCCCGCCGGCACGGTCATCAGCAACCAGGCGACGATCAACTACACGGACGCAAACGGGAACCCGCTGACCGCGCTCAGCAACATCGTGACGACCACCGTCTCGCAGGTCGCCACGGTGAGCGTGACCCCGAACGGCGCGCAGAACGCCGTTCCCGGCACGATTCTCTTCTACGCCCACACCGTCCAGAACCTGGGCAACGGCAACGACACCATCGACATGACCGCCGTCAGCGCCGGCGGGTTCGCGACCGCGCTCTTCCTCGACAACAACGGCAACGGCGTCTTCGACGCCGGCGACACGGCGATGACCGACACCGACGGCGACACGATCCCCGACACGGGCTCCCTCGCCGCGAACGGCACGGTGAAGATCCTGGCCCGGATCACGATCCCCGTCGGGACGGCGCCCCAGGTCGACGTCATGGCGGTGACCGGCACCTCGAGCTTCAACGTGGGCGTCTCCTCCTCGGCCACCGACACGACGACGGTCCTCGCGCCGAACGTCACCGCGGTGAAGAGCGTCCTTCCGGCCGGCAACCAGCCGCCGGGCACGACCCTCACGTACTCGGTCGTCGTGACCAACGCCGGCAGCGCCAACGCCGCCGCCGTCGTCCTGACGGATCCGATCCCGGCGAACACCGCCTACGTCCCGGGATCGATCACCCTCGACGGTGTCTCGAAGACCGACATCGCCGACGCCGACCAGGGCGACTTCAACGCGACCACGGCGGGCGCCGTCACGGTGAACATCGGCGCCATGGCCCCCGCCGCGACGCACACGATCACCTTCAAGGTGAAGATCAACTAG
- a CDS encoding DUF11 domain-containing protein, producing the protein MKATRFFALVCAAVISATAAGAGQPQVVLSVDVKEEISAPDAQGRPSVVRKKVERTEPGDVLIYTLTYTNFGNEPAISATVDDPIPAGTVILPASVLGERASITFSADNGRSFAPYPLMKTVTGADGRPGKVEAAPDSYTHVRFAASEPIAPGESRSASFKVIVR; encoded by the coding sequence ATGAAAGCGACACGATTCTTCGCCCTCGTCTGCGCGGCGGTCATCTCCGCCACGGCCGCCGGCGCGGGCCAGCCGCAGGTCGTTCTGAGCGTCGACGTGAAGGAGGAGATCTCCGCCCCCGACGCGCAAGGGCGCCCCAGCGTCGTCCGGAAGAAGGTCGAGAGGACCGAGCCCGGCGACGTCCTCATCTACACCCTCACCTACACGAATTTCGGGAACGAGCCGGCGATCTCGGCGACGGTCGACGATCCGATCCCCGCGGGGACGGTGATTCTCCCGGCGAGCGTTCTGGGAGAGCGCGCGTCGATCACCTTCAGCGCCGACAACGGCCGCTCGTTCGCCCCCTACCCGCTCATGAAGACCGTCACCGGCGCCGACGGGAGGCCCGGGAAGGTCGAGGCCGCCCCGGACAGCTACACGCACGTCCGCTTCGCGGCGAGCGAGCCGATCGCTCCCGGCGAATCGCGGAGCGCGTCGTTCAAGGTGATCGTCCGGTAG
- a CDS encoding 4Fe-4S dicluster domain-containing protein: protein MSDERESYPLDVLFVGGGPASLAGAIHLAHLIRKHNDRAKAEGKKEIAAEIGVIEKAREFGQHGLSGAVLNPKALAELIPDFKEKGCPLGTEIRHDAFYMLTRTGSLKVPELLVPPENDNRGMFTISLQRFAKWLAEIAEGEGIFLFPATTGVKILEEDGRVVGVRTGDKGLGKDGSPKGNFEPGLNLNAKVTVFGEGPRGTLSEDLINRFKLRDGRNPQVFSLGTKEVIRVKRTAGRGLVLHTLGYPLQSFQFGGGFLYELDAEHYSAGFVTSLSWRDPRFDCHAALQQWKKHPLIQSFIRGGEVVSYGAKTIPEGGYFSIPKLTAPGAMLVGDSAGFVNVKLLKGIHYAMTTGMLAAETILDALVAGDYSDARLAAYEEKVRGSYVQADLWRDRNFRIAFEKGLYAGLMATGLHRFTGGGTKKRTPLHQDHTRFVPVSTLGAPPADPPGFDPATIVDKLTDVFRSGTIHREDQPSHIQLVSPAVCTDQCIPKYGVAPCTNFCPAKVYELVGEKGGERIQINFSNCVHCKTCVILDPFDVSAGDAIQNIDWRAPAEGGPKYLSL from the coding sequence GTGAGCGACGAGCGAGAGAGCTACCCACTCGACGTGCTGTTCGTGGGAGGCGGCCCCGCCTCCCTCGCGGGCGCGATCCACCTGGCGCACCTGATCAGGAAGCACAACGACAGGGCGAAGGCCGAAGGAAAGAAGGAGATCGCCGCCGAGATCGGAGTCATCGAGAAGGCGCGCGAGTTCGGCCAGCACGGCCTCTCAGGCGCCGTGCTCAACCCGAAGGCCCTCGCCGAGCTGATCCCCGACTTCAAGGAGAAGGGGTGCCCGCTCGGCACCGAGATCCGCCACGACGCCTTCTACATGCTCACGCGCACGGGAAGCCTCAAGGTTCCCGAGCTCCTCGTTCCCCCCGAGAACGACAACCGCGGCATGTTCACGATCTCGCTGCAGCGCTTCGCGAAGTGGCTCGCCGAGATCGCGGAAGGGGAGGGGATCTTCCTCTTCCCCGCGACCACGGGGGTGAAGATCCTCGAAGAGGACGGGCGCGTCGTCGGAGTCCGGACCGGCGACAAGGGGCTCGGGAAGGACGGCTCTCCGAAGGGGAACTTCGAGCCGGGGCTGAACCTGAACGCGAAGGTCACGGTCTTCGGCGAAGGGCCGCGCGGCACGCTCAGCGAGGACCTCATCAACCGGTTCAAGCTCCGCGACGGGCGGAACCCGCAGGTCTTCTCCCTCGGGACGAAGGAAGTGATCAGGGTGAAGAGGACCGCGGGGCGCGGCCTCGTCCTCCACACCCTCGGGTATCCCCTCCAGTCCTTCCAGTTCGGTGGGGGGTTTCTCTACGAGCTCGACGCGGAGCACTACTCGGCGGGGTTCGTCACCTCCCTCTCGTGGCGCGATCCGCGGTTCGACTGCCACGCGGCGCTCCAGCAGTGGAAGAAGCACCCCCTCATCCAGTCGTTCATCCGCGGCGGTGAGGTGGTGTCGTACGGCGCGAAGACGATCCCCGAGGGGGGGTACTTCTCGATCCCGAAGCTCACCGCGCCGGGGGCGATGCTCGTCGGGGATTCGGCCGGCTTCGTGAACGTGAAGCTCCTCAAGGGGATTCACTACGCGATGACGACCGGCATGCTCGCGGCGGAGACGATCCTCGACGCGCTCGTCGCGGGGGATTACTCCGACGCCCGCCTCGCGGCGTACGAGGAGAAGGTCCGCGGATCGTACGTGCAGGCCGACCTGTGGCGCGATCGCAATTTCCGAATCGCGTTCGAGAAGGGGCTCTACGCCGGGCTCATGGCCACCGGCCTCCATCGGTTCACGGGAGGCGGCACGAAGAAGCGGACGCCCCTCCACCAGGACCACACCCGCTTCGTCCCCGTCTCCACCCTGGGAGCGCCCCCCGCGGATCCGCCGGGGTTCGATCCGGCGACGATCGTCGACAAGCTGACAGATGTCTTCCGATCGGGGACGATTCACCGCGAGGACCAGCCTTCGCACATCCAGCTCGTGAGCCCTGCGGTCTGCACCGACCAGTGCATCCCGAAGTACGGCGTCGCGCCGTGCACGAACTTCTGCCCCGCGAAGGTCTACGAGCTGGTGGGGGAGAAGGGGGGGGAGCGCATCCAGATCAACTTCAGCAACTGCGTGCACTGCAAGACGTGCGTGATCCTCGACCCCTTCGACGTGAGCGCGGGGGATGCGATCCAGAACATCGACTGGCGCGCCCCGGCCGAGGGGGGGCCGAAGTACCTGAGCCTCTGA